One part of the Archangium lipolyticum genome encodes these proteins:
- a CDS encoding sigma 54-interacting transcriptional regulator: MPLLLVLPDGRHVPLEKPVVSVGSDSACDVVLREPGVKPSHALLFQDARGWTVSATARGCEVRVRNKRVELAPIAPGESFSVGRVTLTLLSSEAAPAVAGSSPEVAPGGRLLAVLTGFASRLMVQRPTVELLEVAMRGLAEVADADVGFLVSVEQPRRQVLCSTGPVPEAAVVDSLVNQVVASGAPVLVADVASDAALAGAPSVVALRLTSALVLPLRGGTAPLSVVYLGRHTGRPPFSPRELEEAMALTSLAALLLATSSELRELRTRVESLTQRIEAATFEGLIGESHAMRALYRQVERLGPTSLHVLIQGETGTGKEEVARALHRRSGRRGRLVAINCAALPESLIERELFGHVKGAFSGAGTDRPGLVEAADGGTLFLDEIGDMPLPLQSRLLRVVQEREVTRLGENHPRKVDMRVVSATHRPLKILVEEGRFRGDLLYRLDEVRVEVPPLRERGDDVLLIAHHVLSREGGRAKGFTQKATEALRGHPFPGNVRELVSRVRRAAILATGELIGPEDLELGADSAPLVPLEEAREAFVQRYVREAIARSGGSKKDAAQALGIGLRSIFRYLGEES; the protein is encoded by the coding sequence ATGCCGCTCCTGCTCGTCCTCCCCGATGGCCGCCACGTTCCCCTGGAGAAACCGGTGGTGTCCGTGGGCTCCGACTCCGCTTGCGACGTCGTCCTCCGGGAGCCGGGGGTGAAGCCCAGCCATGCGCTGCTCTTCCAGGACGCGCGAGGCTGGACGGTGTCCGCCACGGCCAGGGGCTGCGAGGTGCGCGTGCGCAACAAGCGCGTGGAGCTGGCACCGATTGCTCCGGGAGAGTCCTTCTCCGTGGGGCGCGTCACCCTCACCCTGCTCTCCTCCGAAGCGGCCCCGGCCGTCGCGGGCTCCTCGCCGGAGGTGGCCCCGGGCGGGCGGCTGCTGGCGGTGCTCACGGGCTTCGCCTCGCGGCTGATGGTCCAGCGGCCCACCGTGGAGCTCCTGGAGGTGGCCATGCGCGGGCTCGCGGAAGTGGCGGACGCGGACGTGGGCTTCCTCGTGTCGGTGGAGCAGCCGCGGCGCCAGGTGCTGTGTTCCACCGGGCCCGTGCCCGAGGCGGCGGTGGTGGACAGCCTGGTCAACCAGGTGGTGGCCTCGGGTGCTCCCGTGCTCGTGGCGGACGTGGCCTCGGACGCGGCGCTGGCCGGCGCCCCCAGTGTCGTCGCCCTGCGCCTCACCTCCGCCCTGGTGCTGCCCCTGCGCGGAGGCACGGCGCCGCTGTCCGTCGTGTACCTCGGACGCCACACGGGCCGCCCGCCGTTCTCGCCTCGGGAACTGGAAGAGGCCATGGCCCTGACCTCGCTCGCGGCGCTGCTGCTGGCCACCTCGAGCGAGCTGCGGGAGCTGCGCACACGAGTGGAGAGCCTCACCCAGCGCATCGAAGCGGCCACCTTCGAGGGGCTCATCGGTGAGTCGCACGCCATGCGCGCGCTGTACCGGCAGGTGGAACGGCTGGGGCCCACCTCGCTCCACGTGCTCATCCAGGGCGAGACGGGCACCGGCAAGGAGGAGGTGGCGCGAGCGCTGCACCGGCGCAGTGGACGGCGCGGGCGGCTGGTGGCCATCAACTGCGCGGCCCTCCCCGAGTCGCTCATCGAGCGGGAGCTGTTCGGCCACGTGAAGGGCGCCTTCTCGGGGGCGGGGACGGACCGGCCCGGACTCGTGGAGGCCGCGGATGGCGGCACGCTCTTCCTGGATGAGATCGGCGACATGCCGCTGCCGCTCCAGTCCCGCCTGTTGCGTGTGGTGCAGGAGCGCGAGGTGACCCGGCTGGGGGAGAACCATCCGCGCAAGGTGGACATGCGCGTGGTCTCGGCCACGCACCGTCCCCTCAAGATCCTGGTGGAGGAGGGCCGCTTCCGGGGAGATCTGCTCTACCGCCTGGACGAGGTTCGCGTGGAGGTGCCGCCCCTGCGCGAGCGCGGTGACGACGTGCTGCTCATCGCCCACCACGTGCTGAGCCGCGAGGGCGGGCGCGCGAAGGGCTTCACCCAGAAGGCCACGGAGGCCCTGCGCGGCCATCCCTTCCCCGGCAACGTGCGCGAGCTGGTGTCCCGGGTGCGGCGCGCGGCGATCCTCGCCACCGGAGAGCTCATCGGCCCCGAGGACCTGGAGCTGGGCGCGGACTCGGCACCGCTGGTGCCGCTGGAGGAGGCACGCGAGGCCTTCGTGCAGCGCTACGTGCGCGAGGCCATCGCCCGGAGCGGCGGCAGCAAGAAGGACGCGGCGCAGGCGCTCGGCATCGGGCTACGGTCGATCTTCCGCTACCTCGGCGAGGAGTCCTGA
- a CDS encoding SIMPL domain-containing protein, whose amino-acid sequence MDRRAIHISVGLIICTLIASVTWAWVRLHRSTTIDVRGSAKRRISSDLVQWAAVVGAKDNTRVGAYTTLAKDVERTRQFLESQGVPAEQIRISSTDVQELVREETLQEGSKLIQKQVFDGWHAQQRIEIVSTDVPRIERLAREATQLLEKGITITSESPRYHYTKVSDLKIEMLAEASRDARLRAERMLEAAGGRATVGRVEGISTGVININAANSTETSWEGNYDTSSFEKDLITTVRVLFEVNN is encoded by the coding sequence ATGGATCGCCGCGCCATTCACATCTCTGTCGGTCTCATCATCTGCACGCTGATCGCCTCGGTGACCTGGGCGTGGGTCCGACTGCATCGCTCGACGACCATTGACGTGCGCGGCTCGGCCAAGCGACGCATCTCCTCGGACCTTGTGCAGTGGGCCGCGGTCGTGGGCGCCAAGGACAACACCCGGGTTGGCGCCTACACCACGCTGGCCAAGGACGTCGAGCGGACCCGGCAGTTCCTCGAGAGTCAGGGCGTGCCCGCCGAGCAGATTCGCATCTCGTCCACCGACGTGCAGGAGTTGGTGCGCGAAGAGACCCTTCAAGAAGGCTCGAAGCTCATCCAGAAGCAGGTGTTCGACGGGTGGCACGCGCAGCAGCGCATCGAGATCGTCTCCACCGATGTGCCGCGCATCGAGCGGCTCGCGCGCGAGGCCACGCAGCTACTGGAGAAGGGCATCACCATCACGTCGGAGTCACCTCGGTATCACTACACCAAGGTGTCCGATCTCAAGATCGAGATGCTGGCCGAGGCTTCACGCGACGCGCGCCTGCGCGCGGAGCGGATGCTGGAGGCAGCCGGCGGAAGGGCCACCGTCGGGCGTGTGGAGGGGATCAGCACCGGCGTCATCAACATCAACGCCGCCAACTCCACCGAGACCTCGTGGGAGGGGAACTACGACACGAGCTCGTTCGAGAAGGACCTCATCACCACCGTGCGTGTCCTGTTCGAGGTGAACAATTAG